In one window of Leptospira sp. WS92.C1 DNA:
- a CDS encoding NADH:flavin oxidoreductase/NADH oxidase family protein: protein MPVEPKSPLSQPLRLPNGEILPNRIAKASMEESLADDDFLPGEDLIQLYKRWGQGGAGLLLTGNVMVDPNALTGPGNVIIRNQENLDPFKRWAEAGKSKGSKLWMQINHPGRQVFGFISETPVAPSAVKVNIPGRMFAKVFGVPRALTGDEIKKIIDHFIQAAVVAEKSGFDGVEVHAAHGYLLNQFLSPLTNQREDQWGGSLENRARILIEVVQGIQASTKRKFSVGVKLNSADFQKGGFQEEDAIAVIQMLNKMNLDLLEISGGNYESPAMQGGESNGTKKREAYFLEFAKKAKSLSKMPLMSTGGFRSKNVMEESISSRAIDVVGIATPFAFEPDCASKLLSGDLDRLVVNIPSLSNPTFNSLSRMSAIRFQFRRIGKGKNPRLPGSLIGNLILEQIRARKNAKRYKRFIEVLEFQSRFKKLPEIN from the coding sequence ATGCCCGTGGAACCAAAATCACCCCTTTCTCAGCCTCTACGGCTGCCCAATGGAGAAATTCTTCCCAACCGAATCGCAAAGGCTTCGATGGAAGAAAGTTTAGCCGACGACGATTTTTTACCCGGTGAGGACCTAATTCAGCTCTATAAACGATGGGGACAAGGCGGCGCCGGATTGCTTTTAACCGGAAATGTGATGGTGGATCCCAACGCTCTTACGGGTCCCGGAAACGTAATCATTCGAAACCAAGAGAACTTAGATCCGTTTAAACGTTGGGCAGAAGCCGGAAAATCCAAAGGTTCTAAACTGTGGATGCAGATCAATCATCCCGGAAGACAGGTGTTCGGTTTTATTTCGGAAACTCCGGTCGCTCCTTCCGCCGTGAAAGTAAACATTCCCGGAAGAATGTTTGCAAAAGTGTTCGGGGTCCCTCGGGCTCTCACCGGAGATGAAATCAAAAAAATCATAGATCATTTTATCCAAGCCGCCGTCGTCGCTGAAAAATCCGGTTTTGACGGAGTCGAAGTTCACGCGGCTCACGGATATCTTTTGAATCAATTCCTATCTCCCCTCACCAATCAAAGAGAGGATCAATGGGGAGGTTCTTTGGAGAATCGGGCCAGAATCCTGATCGAAGTCGTACAGGGAATTCAAGCCTCCACCAAACGCAAGTTTAGCGTGGGGGTGAAGCTAAATTCAGCGGATTTTCAAAAAGGCGGATTTCAAGAAGAAGACGCGATCGCTGTAATTCAAATGTTAAACAAAATGAATTTAGATCTTTTGGAAATTTCCGGAGGCAACTATGAATCACCCGCTATGCAGGGAGGAGAATCCAACGGAACCAAAAAAAGAGAGGCCTACTTTTTAGAATTCGCTAAAAAAGCAAAAAGCCTATCCAAAATGCCTTTGATGTCCACGGGAGGATTTCGTTCTAAGAATGTTATGGAAGAATCGATTTCTTCAAGAGCCATCGATGTCGTAGGAATCGCGACTCCTTTTGCGTTCGAACCCGATTGCGCTTCTAAACTTCTTTCGGGAGATTTGGATCGGCTGGTAGTGAATATCCCGAGTCTTTCCAACCCAACCTTCAATTCCTTATCCAGAATGTCCGCGATCCGATTTCAGTTTCGCAGAATCGGCAAAGGAAAAAACCCAAGACTTCCCGGATCCTTGATCGGAAATTTGATCTTAGAACAAATCCGGGCCCGAAAAAATGCAAAACGTTATAAAAGATTTATAGAAGTCCTCGAATTTCAAAGTAGATTCAAAAAATTGCCTGAGATCAATTGA
- a CDS encoding neutral/alkaline non-lysosomal ceramidase N-terminal domain-containing protein, with protein sequence MLFFLTFVRCGDSTIYVIKNKKPLLLSGTKGLFAGASKVDITPPPGLPLAGYSMLANTEKGFRTKIYARVIYIRKDKYSPLVLIQTDLLSGSLLLHHRLAERLAEKTDISFGGIVLSGTHTHSAPGNFYENNFYNEFAGNKPGFEKEWYEFLEDRIYSAVIEAYRSAKPAKIATGKSNVWGITRNRSIEAYAANRNSGIAEIKTEQIYDAINPEMTMIRVDTKDKDGVFKPLAAYSTYSIHGTTIPSWNKVVNADVFAYPERELEFKIKEEYKSDWEPLHAVSNATHGDNSPDYREDMQGFIESKRLGLELSKKSYELFQTLGKKLNGDLTYSYNSKEVDVYENPKMGEAELCSRPIVGTALTGGAEDGMTPILYWLPFWGEGWPRYIFTGGCQGHKRTAGSVFQYLILAKKNFPHRMILQSARIGDTALLAVPFEVTNESGRRFSKAALDAEKQRTNKSKEPITQTSVLSCTNGYFGYSTTPEEYTKQNYEGGHTIYGPGTQPFLQAHLADLVKQMPAEGGKESFPESWEFQLDTKHYMPEKLEAKGNRELKEAPRLVLAAENLEKHWIFRYKDVNPSQIQFHQPLLSIQYKEDQGEWKTLFQDAKPVNDSGTELDVRFQGESLDGMAIYEVRWFNPEFHSKRKYRFAVTPRGKEKEFFSPEF encoded by the coding sequence ATTCTTTTTTTTCTTACTTTTGTGCGTTGTGGGGATTCTACAATCTATGTGATCAAAAATAAAAAACCTTTGCTTTTATCCGGAACGAAAGGACTTTTTGCCGGAGCTTCCAAGGTAGATATCACCCCTCCTCCAGGACTTCCTCTTGCCGGTTATTCGATGCTTGCAAATACCGAAAAAGGATTCCGGACCAAAATCTACGCCAGGGTAATCTATATTAGAAAAGATAAATATTCTCCTTTGGTTCTAATTCAAACTGATTTGTTATCCGGGTCTTTGTTATTACATCACAGACTCGCCGAAAGATTGGCTGAAAAAACGGATATCAGTTTCGGCGGCATCGTTCTTTCGGGAACGCATACTCATTCCGCACCCGGAAATTTTTATGAAAATAATTTTTACAACGAATTTGCGGGAAACAAACCGGGTTTTGAAAAAGAATGGTATGAGTTCTTAGAAGATAGAATTTATTCTGCAGTTATAGAGGCGTATCGATCCGCAAAACCTGCAAAGATCGCAACGGGCAAATCGAATGTTTGGGGAATCACTCGAAATCGTTCGATAGAAGCTTATGCCGCAAACAGAAATTCCGGAATTGCTGAAATCAAGACGGAACAAATCTACGACGCGATCAATCCTGAGATGACGATGATTCGAGTGGATACAAAGGATAAGGACGGAGTGTTCAAACCCCTTGCAGCATATTCCACGTATTCGATCCACGGAACGACGATTCCTTCTTGGAATAAGGTTGTAAACGCGGATGTTTTTGCTTATCCGGAAAGGGAACTGGAATTTAAAATCAAAGAAGAATACAAATCGGATTGGGAACCCTTGCACGCGGTGTCTAACGCAACTCACGGGGATAATTCTCCGGATTATCGGGAAGATATGCAGGGTTTTATCGAATCCAAACGATTGGGTTTGGAACTATCAAAAAAATCTTATGAACTTTTTCAAACATTGGGAAAAAAATTGAATGGTGACTTAACGTATTCTTACAATTCCAAAGAAGTCGACGTTTATGAAAATCCGAAGATGGGGGAAGCAGAACTCTGTAGCCGACCAATAGTCGGAACGGCGTTGACCGGCGGAGCGGAAGACGGTATGACTCCGATTTTATATTGGCTGCCGTTTTGGGGGGAAGGTTGGCCTCGATACATTTTTACAGGCGGTTGTCAGGGACACAAACGCACTGCGGGTTCCGTATTTCAGTATTTGATTTTGGCTAAGAAGAATTTTCCTCATCGAATGATTCTTCAGTCCGCGAGAATCGGAGACACCGCTTTGTTAGCGGTTCCTTTCGAAGTTACGAACGAGTCCGGCAGAAGATTCTCCAAGGCTGCTCTTGATGCTGAAAAACAAAGAACGAACAAAAGTAAAGAACCCATCACTCAAACATCCGTATTGTCTTGTACTAACGGATATTTCGGATATTCCACCACCCCGGAAGAATATACAAAACAAAACTATGAAGGCGGACACACGATCTACGGACCTGGAACGCAACCGTTTTTGCAGGCTCATCTTGCCGATCTCGTAAAACAGATGCCAGCGGAAGGAGGAAAGGAAAGTTTTCCCGAATCTTGGGAATTTCAATTGGATACAAAACATTATATGCCGGAGAAGTTGGAAGCAAAGGGAAACCGCGAATTGAAGGAAGCCCCGAGATTGGTACTTGCGGCGGAGAATCTCGAGAAACATTGGATCTTTCGATATAAAGATGTAAATCCTTCTCAAATTCAATTTCATCAACCTTTGTTATCCATTCAGTATAAGGAAGATCAAGGGGAATGGAAAACTTTGTTTCAAGATGCAAAACCTGTAAACGATTCAGGCACCGAATTGGATGTTCGTTTTCAAGGAGAATCCTTGGATGGAATGGCGATCTACGAAGTTCGTTGGTTCAATCCTGAATTTCATTCTAAGAGAAAGTATCGATTTGCGGTGACTCCTCGTGGAAAAGAAAAGGAATTTTTCTCTCCCGAGTTTTGA
- a CDS encoding medium chain dehydrogenase/reductase family protein has translation MQRTIALVRKKGSLENVELIAETLPEPAENEVQIEVHSIGFNFADLFAIQGLYSATPEGAFVPGLEYSGVVLAAGKKVKNVKKKDKIMGVTRFGGYASHLNIDSRYVFKLPSKWSFDQGAGFLVQGLTAYYALVALGNLQKGQTVLIHSAAGGVGILANRVAKKFGAYTIGTIGSPSKLDLLKKEGYDRQIVRSDRFKKDLRESLDGRDLNLVLECIGGNIFQESYEVMAPMGRMIVYGAADLMGGSSSVNWPRLAYKYLSRPKLDPMAMVSDNKAVMGFNLIWLYDKVETLTKNLLGLVKLNLAPPFIGKTFRFEEIHQALKYFQSGNSIGKVVLKVKS, from the coding sequence ATGCAAAGAACCATCGCTCTTGTTCGTAAAAAAGGATCTCTTGAAAACGTTGAACTGATTGCCGAAACCCTTCCCGAACCCGCCGAAAATGAAGTGCAGATCGAAGTTCATTCGATCGGTTTCAATTTTGCCGATTTGTTTGCGATTCAGGGACTCTATAGTGCAACTCCGGAAGGAGCTTTTGTTCCTGGTTTAGAATACTCAGGAGTTGTTTTGGCCGCTGGAAAGAAAGTTAAGAATGTAAAGAAAAAAGATAAGATCATGGGTGTGACTCGTTTTGGAGGTTATGCTTCTCATTTAAATATAGATTCCAGATATGTTTTTAAACTTCCTTCCAAGTGGAGTTTTGATCAGGGGGCCGGGTTCCTGGTTCAAGGGCTTACCGCCTATTACGCATTAGTCGCTCTGGGAAATCTTCAAAAAGGCCAAACCGTTCTTATCCATAGCGCCGCCGGAGGAGTCGGAATTCTCGCAAATCGTGTGGCGAAAAAGTTCGGCGCTTATACGATCGGAACGATCGGTTCTCCTTCCAAATTGGATCTTCTAAAAAAAGAAGGTTACGATCGACAAATCGTCCGTTCGGATCGGTTTAAAAAAGATCTTCGTGAATCGTTGGATGGAAGGGATTTGAATCTTGTTTTGGAATGTATCGGAGGGAATATTTTTCAAGAAAGTTATGAGGTGATGGCCCCGATGGGAAGAATGATCGTCTATGGCGCCGCCGATTTGATGGGCGGAAGCAGTTCGGTAAACTGGCCTCGACTTGCTTATAAATATCTTTCTCGTCCGAAGTTGGATCCGATGGCTATGGTCTCGGATAATAAAGCGGTCATGGGATTTAACCTGATCTGGCTCTATGATAAAGTGGAAACGTTGACTAAAAATCTCCTCGGTCTTGTCAAACTGAATTTAGCCCCGCCATTTATCGGAAAAACGTTTCGCTTTGAGGAAATTCATCAAGCACTCAAATACTTTCAATCCGGCAATTCGATCGGGAAGGTGGTTTTGAAAGTAAAGTCTTAA
- a CDS encoding DUF4442 domain-containing protein gives MNLWKRFRFYFFNYYPPFFGAGIRYKRVGKDKNHFRLSMKLRWWNRNLVGTHFGGSLYSMCDPFYMLILMENLGEDYIIWDKVATIRFISPGIGKVYAEFQIPREEIERIRAEADEKRKLDVFFQTKVHDEKTGKVVAELDKVVYVRRKEKVKKESFSK, from the coding sequence ATGAATCTCTGGAAACGTTTTCGATTTTATTTTTTTAACTATTACCCTCCCTTCTTCGGTGCCGGAATTCGGTATAAACGTGTCGGTAAAGACAAAAACCACTTTCGTCTCAGTATGAAACTCCGTTGGTGGAATCGGAATCTTGTAGGAACACATTTTGGCGGTTCTCTCTATTCGATGTGCGATCCTTTTTATATGCTGATTCTCATGGAAAATCTCGGTGAGGATTATATTATCTGGGACAAAGTGGCAACGATCCGTTTTATCAGTCCGGGGATTGGGAAGGTTTACGCGGAATTTCAAATTCCCCGCGAAGAGATCGAACGAATCCGCGCAGAGGCCGATGAAAAAAGAAAGTTAGACGTGTTTTTTCAGACAAAAGTGCACGACGAAAAAACCGGCAAGGTGGTCGCGGAATTGGACAAGGTAGTTTATGTGCGAAGAAAAGAAAAAGTCAAAAAAGAATCCTTTTCAAAATAA
- a CDS encoding polyprenyl synthetase family protein codes for MNQSAFSSIFHSYRTTFESFLDSQTLSLLSKYSAPELFEAMKYSLVAGGKRLRPVLALASSGGIQKGSQNVLILGSSLECIHTYSLIHDDLPSMDNDDFRRGLPTLHKKFSESTAILAGDALNSFAFYLLSLVESENGDFLLHRNLLEILHIGSGAPGMVSGQIYDLQMERANSEDQNSPTTEEKIELLRLTHSLKTGALIKASLLLGNRLRQDWKERQDSLSKYGEDLGLLFQITDDILDVEGTQESLGKTPGKDQKSGKTTYPALFGLDRCKSMVKDLQKNLISISSDFVSTSEEKEFFEELPVYIGQRKN; via the coding sequence GTGAACCAGTCTGCCTTTTCTTCAATTTTCCATTCTTATAGGACAACGTTCGAGAGTTTTTTAGATTCTCAAACGTTGTCACTGCTCTCTAAATATTCCGCTCCCGAACTTTTTGAAGCGATGAAATACAGTCTTGTTGCGGGAGGCAAACGACTTAGACCGGTTTTGGCTTTGGCTTCTTCAGGAGGAATTCAAAAGGGTTCCCAAAACGTTCTGATTCTCGGATCCTCGTTGGAATGTATTCATACATATTCGTTGATTCACGACGATCTTCCGAGTATGGATAACGATGATTTTAGAAGAGGCTTACCGACGCTTCATAAAAAATTTTCGGAATCGACGGCGATTCTCGCTGGGGACGCGCTCAACTCGTTTGCATTTTATCTTTTATCCTTGGTAGAAAGTGAGAACGGCGATTTTCTTTTACATCGCAATTTATTAGAAATTTTGCATATTGGTTCCGGCGCGCCGGGAATGGTTTCCGGACAGATTTACGATCTTCAGATGGAACGAGCAAATTCGGAGGATCAAAATTCTCCGACTACAGAGGAAAAGATAGAACTCCTGCGACTGACACATAGTCTGAAAACCGGAGCGTTGATCAAAGCCTCGCTACTTTTGGGAAATCGGCTTCGTCAGGATTGGAAGGAGAGACAGGATTCTCTTTCCAAATACGGAGAGGATCTTGGTCTTCTTTTTCAGATTACGGACGATATCTTGGATGTAGAAGGAACACAAGAATCGCTTGGAAAGACTCCCGGTAAAGATCAGAAGTCAGGAAAGACCACCTATCCCGCGTTATTCGGATTAGATCGTTGTAAAAGTATGGTCAAAGATTTGCAAAAAAATCTGATTTCCATATCCTCCGATTTTGTTTCCACATCCGAAGAAAAAGAATTTTTTGAAGAACTTCCGGTATACATTGGCCAGAGAAAAAATTAG
- a CDS encoding glycerophosphodiester phosphodiesterase — protein MRILRMFLNHKDLTLRCLSIFLFFSVATSCSSVPIVNKPLEGSLDLQGHRGARGLKPENTWPAFEEAIRYGMNTLELDTVLTKDKKVIIHHDSETNPILCQKKDGSEIISTSLYELTLSELKQLDCGTKKNPKYPEQTPVPGTELITIEEFFILVANAEKKNSGKPKLKFNIETKFPNDDKANISSEIVEEHIRLLVQVVERAKAVDRTTIQSFYLQALPVVKQKNPKIKTSALFSLTYFQGAMMKLGFGNSTREEALRKTIEIKADIISPYFLYATNEFVQEAHSKKISVIPWTVNDVKEMKRLIETGVDGIISDYPDRLIQSIQK, from the coding sequence ATGAGGATTCTCCGTATGTTTTTAAATCATAAAGATCTTACACTTCGCTGTTTATCGATTTTTCTTTTTTTCTCCGTTGCGACTTCTTGTTCGAGCGTTCCGATCGTAAATAAACCGTTAGAAGGAAGTCTGGATCTCCAAGGACATCGAGGCGCCCGCGGATTGAAACCTGAAAATACTTGGCCCGCTTTTGAAGAAGCGATTCGATACGGAATGAATACTCTGGAATTGGATACGGTTTTAACCAAGGATAAGAAGGTTATCATCCATCACGATTCCGAGACGAATCCGATCCTCTGTCAAAAAAAAGACGGCTCTGAAATCATATCCACCTCTCTTTACGAACTCACGCTTTCCGAATTGAAGCAGTTGGATTGTGGAACGAAAAAAAATCCGAAGTATCCGGAACAAACTCCCGTGCCTGGAACCGAGCTGATTACGATCGAAGAATTTTTTATACTCGTTGCAAACGCGGAAAAAAAGAATTCCGGAAAACCGAAACTCAAATTCAATATTGAAACCAAGTTTCCAAATGATGATAAGGCGAACATCTCATCCGAAATCGTAGAGGAACACATACGTTTACTCGTGCAAGTCGTGGAAAGAGCGAAGGCGGTCGATAGAACCACGATCCAATCTTTTTACTTGCAGGCTTTGCCGGTTGTAAAACAGAAAAATCCGAAGATAAAAACAAGCGCGCTTTTTTCTCTTACCTATTTTCAAGGTGCGATGATGAAACTTGGATTTGGAAATTCTACGAGAGAAGAGGCGTTACGAAAAACGATAGAGATCAAAGCGGATATCATTTCTCCCTATTTTTTATATGCTACAAATGAATTTGTTCAGGAAGCTCATTCTAAAAAAATATCGGTCATTCCATGGACGGTCAATGACGTAAAAGAAATGAAACGATTGATCGAAACCGGCGTGGACGGAATTATCAGCGATTATCCGGATCGTTTGATTCAATCGATTCAGAAATAA
- a CDS encoding TetR/AcrR family transcriptional regulator, with product MSKTLGWKKLPEDVRRESILSAAMRCFFSKGFEKTSVQDIADTAGLTKGGIYFHFESKEEIRDTLIRDFLDWNRFGFQDPEVLALPPHLRMKEFLERLANRLTIEGNCSPRLFAEATSNGGSMEKEIVSFYDSLENLFTETILEGQNAGSIVNHMSANLIARTVLAVFDGLQIQADISPSRRNLQTRGRDTLNSFFKNLLLNFDPTCENPN from the coding sequence ATGTCAAAAACCCTTGGTTGGAAAAAACTGCCCGAAGACGTTCGGAGAGAATCGATTCTCTCCGCCGCGATGCGTTGTTTTTTTTCAAAAGGTTTTGAAAAGACTTCGGTTCAAGACATAGCGGACACTGCCGGATTGACTAAGGGTGGAATTTACTTTCATTTCGAAAGTAAGGAAGAAATCCGGGATACCCTGATTCGTGATTTTCTGGATTGGAATCGATTCGGTTTTCAAGATCCCGAGGTGCTCGCGCTTCCTCCGCATTTGCGTATGAAAGAATTTTTAGAACGTCTGGCAAATCGACTTACGATCGAAGGAAATTGTTCCCCGCGTTTGTTTGCGGAGGCGACTTCCAACGGCGGAAGTATGGAAAAGGAAATCGTTTCTTTTTACGATTCATTGGAGAATCTTTTTACGGAAACGATTTTAGAAGGCCAGAACGCGGGAAGCATCGTGAATCACATGTCCGCAAATTTAATCGCAAGAACCGTCCTCGCTGTTTTTGACGGACTCCAGATTCAGGCGGACATTTCCCCTTCTCGGAGAAATCTCCAAACCCGAGGCAGAGATACTCTCAATTCTTTTTTTAAGAATTTGCTTTTGAACTTCGATCCTACCTGCGAAAACCCGAATTGA
- a CDS encoding S1C family serine protease, whose translation MKPSFLPFFLVFTFLLFACSKEEVNLEDLNEESLNVSLHLQNRLNGLFSKISPATVSVFPKGSTTGSTAIGSGFFIDSEGHVLTCHHVIRGGSEFLIQPSKSGKLLKAKLIKEDASFDLALLETETDGESNSFIPVPKANVPKEGTIYLSFGAAYGLPDSVSTGIVSFPQRSKVDPYHPEKGFVQLSLPIYPGMSGGAVVDLQGNLIGVQRFTYNTGGNQPIGPGFAIPAGHVSNFLESSVQLRENKIKTQRGIVEIPFVTPHLIQKLKLPHPLGVIVSYVQKDSIAEKTGVQRYDFITHVNGKKVNFATEFYREIAAQSAECQIKLVRSGKEIEIKLGPLQ comes from the coding sequence ATGAAACCATCGTTCCTCCCTTTCTTTTTAGTTTTTACTTTCCTTTTATTTGCTTGTTCGAAAGAAGAAGTGAATCTCGAAGACTTGAACGAAGAAAGTCTCAACGTATCCCTCCATCTTCAAAATCGGTTGAACGGTTTATTTTCAAAGATTTCTCCGGCGACGGTGAGCGTTTTTCCGAAAGGAAGTACTACGGGATCCACCGCAATCGGCTCCGGTTTTTTTATAGACTCGGAAGGCCATGTTCTTACTTGCCACCACGTGATTCGCGGAGGATCCGAATTCTTAATTCAACCTTCAAAATCCGGAAAACTATTGAAAGCAAAACTGATCAAAGAAGACGCTTCCTTTGACCTTGCTCTTTTAGAAACCGAAACGGACGGAGAATCCAATTCTTTTATTCCGGTTCCAAAGGCCAATGTCCCCAAGGAGGGAACTATCTATCTTTCGTTTGGCGCCGCTTACGGGCTTCCCGATTCCGTATCTACGGGGATCGTCTCTTTTCCTCAAAGATCCAAGGTGGATCCTTATCATCCTGAAAAAGGATTTGTTCAACTCAGTCTTCCGATTTATCCCGGGATGTCGGGCGGGGCTGTGGTTGATTTGCAAGGGAATTTAATCGGTGTTCAGAGATTTACTTACAATACCGGAGGCAATCAACCGATCGGTCCCGGATTTGCCATTCCCGCAGGACACGTTTCGAATTTTTTAGAATCTTCCGTTCAACTTAGGGAGAATAAAATCAAAACACAGAGGGGAATTGTGGAAATTCCCTTTGTCACACCGCACCTCATCCAAAAATTAAAACTCCCGCATCCCCTAGGAGTGATCGTGAGTTATGTCCAGAAAGACTCGATTGCGGAAAAGACAGGTGTTCAAAGATACGATTTTATCACTCACGTCAATGGAAAGAAGGTGAATTTTGCAACGGAATTTTATCGAGAAATCGCTGCTCAAAGCGCAGAATGTCAGATCAAATTAGTTCGCTCCGGGAAAGAAATCGAAATAAAACTGGGCCCGTTGCAATAA
- a CDS encoding DUF4846 domain-containing protein, which yields MFFFWFVGSIFWVGCLNAESVYARVNEIEPPSHANRIRYPQHSFPDFVQNLPLKSEKVLWTHDQKNIIGRYDTIAVVDLPLLFKDDLEQCADYSMRVWAEYHKQNGSLNRFYLFDYNGNRKQFRGSGLSYVAFLRKVFVSSNSYSLKRGGAAIQETDLRPGDLFVQNENGGIGHVSMILDTAVGKEGKKFYLIGFSFMPAQEMHIEKAPNQFGAKGWFTYNGFISYLKESYPYGTPMLRRFSESKK from the coding sequence CTGTTTTTCTTTTGGTTTGTCGGTTCGATTTTCTGGGTCGGATGTTTAAACGCAGAGTCCGTATATGCCCGAGTAAACGAAATCGAACCTCCAAGTCACGCGAATCGAATCCGATATCCGCAACATTCATTTCCCGATTTTGTACAAAATCTACCTTTGAAATCGGAAAAGGTTTTGTGGACTCATGATCAAAAAAATATCATTGGGCGATACGATACGATCGCAGTCGTGGATCTTCCATTATTGTTTAAAGACGATTTGGAACAGTGTGCGGATTATTCGATGAGGGTGTGGGCGGAATATCACAAACAAAACGGATCTTTAAACCGATTTTATCTTTTTGATTACAACGGAAATCGAAAACAATTTAGGGGCAGCGGGCTTTCGTATGTCGCCTTTTTGAGAAAAGTGTTTGTGTCTTCCAATTCCTATTCTTTAAAAAGAGGAGGAGCCGCGATTCAGGAAACGGATCTACGACCGGGTGATCTTTTTGTCCAAAACGAGAACGGTGGAATCGGACACGTTTCTATGATTTTGGACACGGCCGTAGGTAAGGAAGGTAAAAAATTCTATTTGATCGGATTTAGTTTTATGCCCGCACAGGAAATGCATATCGAAAAGGCTCCGAATCAATTCGGAGCCAAGGGTTGGTTTACTTATAACGGATTTATATCGTATCTGAAAGAATCCTATCCTTACGGAACCCCGATGTTGAGGCGATTTTCGGAATCGAAAAAATAA
- a CDS encoding DUF819 family protein codes for MEPIISILSAVFLSLFILFFPWFAIRLAKKVKIIGILGPVSICYLAGILLGNLTPAGWLSKSVPLTFADVTIPLAIPLLLSSTDFRKGFGEAKLALFSFFLSAISVAISSAFAGYYYSGIHFESAQIASMLSGMYTGGTPNLNAVGMALGAGKETIALVNTVDIVIGGLYLLFLLTIGKKFFSLFLKQEKTGVLIHRATQKNSVNASLRISVQERGVEFSESDRATQKNSVNASLRINVQERGVEFSESDRATQKNSVNASLRINVQERGVEFTEPESEIQIPKIDWKSSILPNGIGLLLAILGFGVSIAFTFLIFSSLYAPSILLGITTWGIGISFYSKVRELKTYEFGSYLILVFSVAIGFLANLEELKRDFGSVLLILTSILFGAILLHLILGIFFRIPVDTWIITSVSSIYGPAFVPPVVQAIKNRGVLVVGILTGLIGYAIGNYLGIGLYSFLNWIRS; via the coding sequence ATGGAACCAATCATTTCGATTCTTAGCGCGGTATTCCTTTCCTTGTTTATTCTTTTCTTTCCTTGGTTTGCGATCCGGCTCGCCAAAAAAGTAAAAATCATCGGAATTTTAGGCCCCGTTTCCATCTGTTATCTAGCGGGAATTCTTCTCGGAAATCTGACGCCTGCCGGATGGCTTTCCAAATCGGTTCCTTTGACCTTTGCGGACGTTACGATCCCTCTTGCGATTCCTCTTCTTTTAAGTTCCACCGATTTTAGAAAAGGTTTTGGAGAGGCAAAACTGGCCCTATTCTCCTTTTTTCTTTCGGCAATTTCAGTAGCAATCTCATCCGCATTTGCAGGTTATTATTACTCGGGCATTCATTTCGAGTCCGCTCAGATTGCGAGTATGCTTTCGGGAATGTATACGGGCGGAACTCCGAATTTAAACGCGGTCGGAATGGCGCTCGGAGCCGGAAAAGAAACGATCGCTCTAGTCAATACGGTGGACATCGTAATCGGGGGACTTTATCTTTTATTCCTACTTACAATCGGTAAAAAATTCTTCTCTCTCTTTTTGAAACAAGAAAAAACCGGAGTTCTGATCCACCGAGCGACCCAGAAGAACTCAGTGAACGCTTCTCTAAGGATCAGCGTTCAGGAGCGAGGTGTTGAGTTCAGCGAAAGCGACCGAGCGACCCAGAAGAACTCAGTGAACGCTTCTTTAAGGATCAACGTTCAGGAGCGAGGTGTTGAGTTCAGCGAAAGCGACCGAGCGACCCAGAAGAACTCAGTGAACGCTTCTCTAAGGATCAACGTTCAGGAGCGAGGTGTTGAGTTCACGGAACCAGAATCGGAAATACAGATTCCAAAAATAGATTGGAAAAGCTCCATTCTACCCAACGGAATCGGATTGTTGTTGGCGATTCTCGGATTTGGAGTTTCCATCGCATTCACATTTCTAATTTTCTCTTCTCTCTATGCGCCTTCGATTCTGCTTGGAATTACAACCTGGGGAATCGGAATCTCCTTTTATTCCAAAGTAAGAGAATTGAAAACATACGAATTCGGGAGTTATTTGATTTTAGTGTTTTCGGTGGCGATCGGCTTTCTTGCAAATCTGGAAGAATTAAAACGGGATTTCGGATCTGTTCTGTTGATCCTGACTTCCATTTTATTCGGAGCCATCTTGCTGCATCTGATTTTGGGAATCTTCTTTCGAATTCCGGTCGATACTTGGATCATCACTTCGGTCTCGAGTATTTACGGACCTGCTTTTGTTCCGCCGGTCGTTCAAGCGATAAAAAACCGCGGAGTTTTGGTGGTCGGAATTCTGACCGGTTTGATCGGCTATGCGATCGGAAATTATTTAGGAATCGGGCTCTATTCTTTTCTCAATTGGATTCGAAGTTAA